One Corynebacterium aurimucosum genomic window, CGAGCGGCGACGTCCGTGGCCACGAGAATCTCCACGGTGCCTTTCCGGAAGGCATCGAGCGAGCGTTCGCGTGCTTTTTGGTCCAAATCGCCGTGGACCGCGCCCACGCGAAAGCCGCGCTGTGCCAGCTCGTCCGCGACGGCGGCGGCCGAGCGTTTCGTACGCGTGAAGATGATGGTGCGTCCGCGGCCTTCTGCCTGCAGGACCTTTCCCAAGACCGCGATCTTATCCATACGGTGTGCCTGGAAGGTGACCTTGCGCGTGGAGGCATGCGTCTGCTGGGCATCACCAGACTCGGCGCGGATGTGCACCGGCTTTTCCAGGAAGGTACGTGCCAAGGTCACGATGGGCCCAGGCATGGTGGCGGAAAAGAGCATGGTCTGGTGTGGGTTGCCGTGCAGGAGCGAGAGGATCTTCTCGATATCCGGCAAGAAGCCCAAGTCCAGCATCTCGTCGGCTTCATCCAGAACTAAAACGCTGACGTGGTCGAAAGAGAGATGCTTCTTCTGGCAGAGATCGAGCAGACGGCCTGGGGTGCCGACGACGACGTCCGCACCAGACTCAATCTCCTTGATCTGTTCTTCATAGGGGCGCCCGCCACACAGAGTGACCACTCTGAGCGGAAGGTTTGCGGCGGCGAGCTCCAGGTCCCCGCTGACCTGGATGGCCAGCTCGCGCGTCGGTGCAATGACCAGTGCGCGGGGAGTGCCGTCGAGTTCCGGGATGTCGGCGTCATCGAACACGCGATCCAGCAGCGGGACACCGAAGCCATAGGTCTTACCCATGCCGGTGCGCGCTTGGCCGATGAGGTCCTGGCCATTCAAAGCGATGGGCAGGGTGAGCTCCTGGATGGCAAAGGTGTGCGTAATCCCGTTGTCAGCGAGGGCATCGCAGATCTCTACAGCGACGCCGAGTTCGGCAAAGGTAGGGGATTCGCGGGATTCGCGGGATGATTTCGGGGCAAGCACACCTTGATAGTAGAGGACGTGGCTATAGTGGGGCCATTAGAGCGCCGGGGCGCAGTTCTCACGGCACCGATTAAAGAACACGATTTAAGGGAGATACACCACATGGATATCAAGTTTGGTTTTGCCGATACCGCCCGTGAGCTGGTTATTCACGCGGAAGGTGAGCGCGAAGAACTGACCCAGACCATCAACAACGCCTTGGCAGACAACTCCACCCTCGAATTGAAGGACACCAAGGGCCGCTCCTACATCGTGCGCACTGAGCGAGTTGTTTACGTAGAGATCGGCACTGCGCGCGCACATACCGTCGGATTTGCGGGCTAAGTACGCGCGCGCTGGCTCAGCGGGTAGCCTAAATGGCCATGGAGAATCCCGCGGATTTTAAGCAGCACCCACAGCGCCTTTCAGCGGTGGAGCGCTTCGCGCGCGAGTACGGCTGGTGGCGCGTGGTGGCGATCCCCGTCATGGTCGTCATCACTGTGTGGGTGCTGGTTGATGTTTTCCGCTCGCCCGCCCAGGAGGCGGAGGTGACGGCGGCAGGGGAGACGTCGGCAAGCAGCACTGCCGCATCCGCCTCCTCGCGTAAGGGGCCGGATCCCGCCAATGCCAGTGCGGTGGCCGCCGCCAAGGATGGTTTGCCCGCTGGCGGTGACTTCACCGAGCAAGGTGAGGAAACCTACCGCGATGCAGGGCCGTCTACCATGCACGCGGGCAAGGGCGGGAAGCAAACCATCCGCTTTTCCGTTGAGATTGAAAACGGCATCGACACCTCCGCATATGGTGGGGACGGTGCTGTCGTTGCGCTTGTTGACGCCACTCTGGCCGACCCTCGCGGGTGGACGGCCAACGGTGACTTTGAATTCATCCACGTCAAAGCCGATGACAACCCTGATACGCACATCCGTCTGACGTCATTGGGAACCACGGCGAAGTTGTGCGGCGCGCAGTTGGAATCAGAAACCTCCTGTCACACGACCATTACGGGGGAGTCCGCGGTCAACCTCAACGAGTCTCGGTGGGTGCGTGGCGCGACGCCCTTTGAAGGAGACTTGGGCAACTACCGTCAGTACCTGATCAACCATGAGTTTGGCCATGCTATCGGTTTTGCGGCCCATCAACCCTGCGGCGGTGACGGTAAACTCGCACCGGTCATGATGCAGCAAACGCTGAGCTTGAACAACGCCAAGCTTTTTGAGAAGGAACCCAACGAGGTTTATCCGGACGAGGATGTCACGTGCGAGCCGAACCCGTGGCCCTACCCGAACCCGGCTAATTCTGATCACGCTAAGCCTGAGTAGGTCGCCCCAAACCTAAGGATTGTTTTCCCATGCCATTGCCACCTGAGCCCGTTCTTGCTGCTTTCAACGCCGAGTTTCACCCGCGCCGAACACAGGGTGAGCTTGTGGGCCCTGCGTGGGATAACGGGATCCGCGTGGGCGATATTGTCTTCGCCGAGGCTCGGCCGTGGACTGGCTGGTCCGCCAAGGTCCGCGAGAAGCTCAGCCTGCCGGGAGCACGTATTGCCCGGCCGGTGCTGACGGCGGATGGGCGCTACACTGCTGCCGGGTGGAAAGCCACGCAGTTCGTGGAGGGGCAGTTGCGGGGGCGCATCGATGAGACTGCGCAGATGGCACTGCGCCTTGATGAAGCGCTCGAGTTGGCGCCGTTGCCGACGGTGGACCGGCGCGATGATGTGTTCGCACGGGCAGAACGGGCAGCGTGGGAGGAGAGCGGCGAGGCCTATTCCGATGCTGAGCTTGCGCAGCTCCCACTTGTCACCGCCCACATGGACGTGCTGGGTACCATGGTTTTCTCTGGGGCGAACCCGCCAGCGCTGACCGATATCGTACCTTCCGCGGCACCGCGCCCGGTTGGCTGGTCCGCCGCGCTGGTCATAGTGGATGGCCTCATCGCAGGCGCAGTGGATGATGATATTTCTGCCCGCTTTGCGTCGGTTCCCGGCATACAGCAGCTGCTCTTGCGTGCAGTGGCGTATCGCCGTTACGTCAATAGCCTGCACCCGCGCTCCAAAGCGA contains:
- a CDS encoding DUF3107 domain-containing protein gives rise to the protein MDIKFGFADTARELVIHAEGEREELTQTINNALADNSTLELKDTKGRSYIVRTERVVYVEIGTARAHTVGFAG
- a CDS encoding DUF3152 domain-containing protein, with the translated sequence MAMENPADFKQHPQRLSAVERFAREYGWWRVVAIPVMVVITVWVLVDVFRSPAQEAEVTAAGETSASSTAASASSRKGPDPANASAVAAAKDGLPAGGDFTEQGEETYRDAGPSTMHAGKGGKQTIRFSVEIENGIDTSAYGGDGAVVALVDATLADPRGWTANGDFEFIHVKADDNPDTHIRLTSLGTTAKLCGAQLESETSCHTTITGESAVNLNESRWVRGATPFEGDLGNYRQYLINHEFGHAIGFAAHQPCGGDGKLAPVMMQQTLSLNNAKLFEKEPNEVYPDEDVTCEPNPWPYPNPANSDHAKPE
- a CDS encoding DEAD/DEAH box helicase; this translates as MLAPKSSRESRESPTFAELGVAVEICDALADNGITHTFAIQELTLPIALNGQDLIGQARTGMGKTYGFGVPLLDRVFDDADIPELDGTPRALVIAPTRELAIQVSGDLELAAANLPLRVVTLCGGRPYEEQIKEIESGADVVVGTPGRLLDLCQKKHLSFDHVSVLVLDEADEMLDLGFLPDIEKILSLLHGNPHQTMLFSATMPGPIVTLARTFLEKPVHIRAESGDAQQTHASTRKVTFQAHRMDKIAVLGKVLQAEGRGRTIIFTRTKRSAAAVADELAQRGFRVGAVHGDLDQKARERSLDAFRKGTVEILVATDVAARGIDIDDVTHVINYQVPDDPMTFVHRIGRTGRAGHTGTAITLVGYDELGKWQVINDELDLGQPEPPQWFSTSPELAEALDIPKTVADTVGPPTKVLGAPRRSHSRGESPRGGSPRSSTASARASRRTRSRTRKPRQGGRR